CACTGGTCATTGCTCTTTTTACCACGACATACATTGGTGCAAATATGCTTGGTCTTACAAAAGTTCTTTCTAAAGTGATAAGCCTTGAATCTAATATGGTGGCATTAGCAGTGCTGATTGTCACTTTGTTGTATACCACTATAGGCGGCTTTAGATCTGCTTCCCACGTGAATGTTCTTCAGGGAGCAATAATGGTTTTAGCGACTTGCATACTACCGCTCTCACTGCTGACAAAGTTCGGCTTAGAGCCACTAAGCACTTTCTTAAAACAGAGTGGATCAAGTGGTATTGCGCATTTCGACATTACACAAGCAATATTTTACTTTAGCTTCGCCTCGGTAATGTTTGGGACACCACACACAATTGGGAAATTCTTAGCTATAAAATCTCCTGACAAATTGAGCACAGCTCGGAATACAAGCATTATCATAAACATCATAATCTATCTTGGCATTGCAATATCTGCAGTGTACGGAAGAAAATTACTTCCATCTATGAAAGATACAGAAATGCTACTTTTGAACCTAAGCGAAATGTTTTCCTGTCCACTTTACGGTAGCATGATAATAATCGCGATCCTGGCCGCTGTAATGAGTACGATAGATGCTCAACTGATATCAAGTGCAAGCTGCATATCTAACGATATCTATAGACACATTACATCGAACAGAAATGATACACATCTCATTCTCGCTACAAAACTTATGACAATATTTGTAGGTGCATTAGCGCTTTCAATCTCATTAATTTTCAACCAATCTGTTGGAAAACTAGCAATCTTTTCTTTGACGGGGCTGGGTGCTTCAATAGGACCAGTGATATTATTCAGTCTGTACGCAAAAACTAGAAATAAAATACCAGCTCTGCTTGGCTTGACTTCTGGAACAACGGCAACAATACTTTTGACAATCTTTAACACCTCTGACATTCACTACAACATGTTGCCTGCGTTATGTATTACAGTTGTAATAATGCTAGCTTCGTCCTGTATAACTGGACGCACGGTAAAATGTGTTGGGTCTAACAATTAGAGTTATTGTATCTAGCCTGAATCGGTTGCCTATGAAAAATTTAATCCCACTTTTTTTAGTCGTTATTGTTTTTTTTGCTTCTTCTGATTGTTACGCTGCCTCGCCAACCAAGAAAGAAATCATTGAATTTCTAAAACTACGGAATAAAGATCACAACGTCGTGTTGGATTTTAAGGAACGCTTTGGTGACAGACTGACAAATGTTGATTTCTCCGGACTGGATCTTGGTAAAGTAACGTTCGATGGAATGATAATAGAGAACTCTTCTTTCGATCGTGCGATTTTCACCAGTCTTACAATCAAAAATAGCATCGTAAATAACTCTACCTTTTACAATACAATTATCTACAAAGGAGATATCATAAGCAGCCAGTTGGATGGCGTGTCTATTATCGAATCGGATTTAAACAACACACAAATAGAAAAATCTGAGCTAAAAAATGTCAGAATTCTGAAGACACATGCTCCATCGCTTATACTCAATGATAGCGAACTAAACAGAATCCTAATCAGAAACTCCGATATTTTGGAGGCCAAATTTGAAAGGACCGTCCTTGCTGCAAGTGAAATTTCTGGAACTGATCTCTCCAATATGAGAATGGAAGATTCAAAAATTACCGATTCTCAACTAACAGCCTCAAAACTCATAAATGCAAAGATATCTGGAAGCACACTTACAAACAGCACCTTACACGGAATAGAATTATCAGGTTCTCGCATGCGTGATACTCAGGTGTTTTCCTCAGAGATAACTAACTCCGACCTTCATCAAAGTAGATTGTACAACTGTCATTTAGAGAAAGTAAGTACGCTAAACACCGATCTTAGCTATACATCAGTTGAAGGTACCTCATTTATCAAAACCGACTTCTCCTCAGCATCTCTGGAGGGATTACACATAGGAAGCGCAACTTTTTCAGAATGCTGCTTGTGTAACTTTAGCTCACAAAACATTACGATCGATTCATCAGCAATAACCCATTCGTCTATAGGCAACGTAAAATTGTATGACAGCGAAATTGCAGATACCTCGCTAAAAGATTGTAGTATTGCAAATCTTACTATCTCTAACTCGGAGTTTCTTGATACCGTACTTTTGGACGTCAATGGCAAGAGCATTGCAATCAAGCATACGCAAATAGATTCTTCACTTCTCCAAGGGGATTTTTCAGATATAACAATAGAGGACTCGCAGATCGTGAAGAGTTCTTTAAGGAATCTCAAACTACAACTGCTGCGGCTGCTGCATTCTCATATAAACAAAACGCAGGTCGGAGATGGAACGATATCTAAAAGCAATTTCTTGGCTAATACCTTTATAGACAGCTCGGTGGACAATTTGACAATCGCTAAGTCAAGCTTCGCTGAAAACGATTTTGCTGGAACAAATATAGGAAATATTTCATTTATAAAGACGCTTTTCACAGAAAAATTTATAGAAGGCGTTTCTTCCAAACTCGCCCAAATGGGAGCAATTGTCGGATTATCGAATTTTGAAAAGCTCATTGCAAGTGGAACGCATGATTTCACAGATGTAAACTACTCAAATATCGACTTCAGTAAAATTGATTTAGGAAAGGTAAATTTCAAAGGAGCAACATTAAGGGGAAACATTTTTAGTGAAAATAAACTACACGATGCAGACCTTACGGAAGCTGATCTAGAAGGAAGCACCTTCCGTAAGTAAACGTTAACTCAAAGGAAGATTGCGCATGCGGAAGGGAATTCTGTTTATAATCTCCTCCCCTTCTGGTGGAGGAAAGACGACGGTAGCGGATTTCTTAGTCGGTCAGGACCCATCTATTAAGCGGTCCGTTTCATTTACCACCAGACAACCACGCGGAAAAGAAAAGGATGGTATAGATTATTATTTCGTAAGTAAGGATGAATTTAATCGATTGCTACAAAAAGGAGAGATGCTCGAGCATGCAACAGTTTTGCAAAATCAATATGGGACCTCACACACATACATAGAAGAAACTCTGGCACTTGGTACAGATGTTCTTTGTTGTATAGACTGGCAGGGAGCTGACCAAATTCGCAAGAAGACCAGTTGTATTTCTATATTTCTTCTACCGCCTAGTTTGCAACAATTAAAAACACGTCTAACCAACAGAGGCACAGACACAGCCGACGTTATTGAATACAGACTAAAAGTTGCACTTGAGGAAATTCAACATTTCTCAAAGTATGACTACGTACTTGTGAATGATAACCTGACAGAAACAAAACAAAAGGCACTCTCAATCATCATCGCAGAGAGAGAGAAACTTGCACAAAACCGCCAAACAGTAGAATGCTTTGTGGCATCACTACTCGAACAAACCACATGATACGCACTGTAGTAAGTATCGCCCTATTGTGCAGGAACGAACTCCTGCTGTCTAGAACAGGAAACTAAATAGTGCTCGATAAGTTATTTCCCTCTTCCCTTGTGCATGCCGTGAGAAATCAAGGACTGTGCCTTCACTTTCAGTTGCCATATACCCATCTTGGAAAAATTAGATCCCATAAGATTTTTTAACGTCGTCATGTATAGCATGTTCCTTTTTATTACCATACTGGTCCACTTACCTTGAGGCTTTGCTATTCCGACGATCTTTAGATCTGAACCAAGATGCTTATTCAGTTCCTCTAAGTCTATGCTTCTGTAATATTGATCTTTTATTCTGCGCTGCTTCTCCTTGTGGTATTCTTTGTGCTCATCGTCTTCAACTGTACCAGAAAACTCCTCTTCACGATCAACACCAAGAAAAAAAAATGATCCCAGTGCATAAAAGATTACCAACAAGACTAAACCAAGAACTATGTAAAGCATTATACCCCCTTATAGAGATTACACGCAGGACCAAATCACAAACTACACAAAGTACTATGCTCCCTTGTAAAACCCGAGTTCACTATAATTGACCTCTCCCAAGAAAAGAAACTTCACGAATTCTCTAGACTGATTAATTCCTTCATTTTCCAAAATAGTGATGCTATACCTGATCTCTGGGTATAATTCTTGTGGTACCTCGAACAGCCTCCTAAGCCCAGCACTCTCGTGTTGGATGGCAATACTTCCCGGAAGGATAACAAATGCACCGCTTTCAATAGCCGCGCGACCTAAATTCTCGAAATTTTTCACTCTTACTGATCTACCTGGACATAATTTTAACACAACATCATTGATTATGTTTCCCATCACATTACCAGGATCCGGTACGATAAAAGCAGAATGCCTTTGTGCAATTTTTAAAACCGTGGTCAGACTATCACATTTGCCTATTAGGGCCATTATTGGACTGCTTTCTGCGATACAAACGTATAACTTATCGGATGCAAATGGCACTCCACTCAGCTCTGGTTTTTGCCCTAAATGAACAATAGAAACAACAGCATGATGTCCCTTTTCTGGGTCTGCAGATAAAAGGTCTGAGTTCTCAAAATCAGCAGTAATAATCATTAACCTTTTTTGAGCATAATCTTTAATAATTTTCCGAAAAGGAATACTCAGACTACTATCAACTGCTATGTGTAAATCCGATATCGCAAATGAATTGAGAGGTACACACAGAATCAGAGCACATAAACCAAAAGCAAGAATACGCAACATACAAAAGGAATAAGCAATAGAATATCAGCTTTTGCCAGCGCAGCATATTTCCCTTTGCAAGAAGTCGTTCTTGTGCGAGAATTGAAACTCTGGGGTTTATATAGGTACTGTACCTGCATACAAAATTAGAGAAATACCTGTAGAATTTTGTTAACCACGCAGCAAGAGCCATTATAGTACTCAACTGGAGAATATTGAAAGAAGATGAATTCTGAAAAAGTAAAAGTAAATGTGGAGGAATTTTTAAAAAGCACAGCTGGACCCTCCGGTGTCTCTGCCTCTTTGGAACCAAGGGGATTCTTTTATGATCCAGGGTATGCAAAAACTGCTCCTTGCAAATCTAGCATTACTTTCATAGATGGTGAAAACGGGATACTTTTGCACAGGGGCTACCCAATAGAGGAATTGGCACAAACTTCTGACTTTTTGCAGGTTGGCTACCTTCTCATTAACGGCAAACTTCCAGATTCCATTGCTACGCGAGAGTTTGAAGAGAAGATAAAGCACGTACCGCAGCTTCCTGAATGCGTCTTAAAAAATATCCGTTCTTTCCCAACAAGTGCACACCCGATGGCAGTTTTAATCTCTGCACTTGCTTCGCTCGCCTCAGTGTATGGAGAAATGGACTTTCATGAGAAGAAGTTACTTCTAGTTGCCTACACGCCATGGCTTGTAGCGTATATATACCGACACATCAATTCTCAGGAGTTCATTGAACCTGACATCAGGCTTCCTTACACTGAGAATTTCCTGTACATGATGTTTGGTGAGAAAAAGCCCAAAGATGCGGAAATCTTGGACAAAATCTTTATCTTGCATGCAGACCATGGTCAAACTGCTTCTACCTCTGTTGCACGGATGGTTGTATCCTCAGGAGCAAGCCCAATTGTCGCATGTTCTGCGGCTACAGCTAGTTTATGGGGACCACTGCACGGTGGCGCAAATGAGCGAGTCCTAGAAATGTTGAGAGGTATCATTGAAAGCGGTGAGAACGTAGAGAACTTTATTGAGCGCGTTAAAAGAAAAGAAGAGAGACTTATGGGTTTCGGGCACAGGGTGTATAAAAACTATGATCCTCGTGCAGCCATATTGAAGCAAAAAGCTCATGATGTGCTAAAAGCCGATTCACCTATTCTAAAAACTGCTGGCAAACTTGAAACGATTGCAACAAGGGAAGAGTACTTTCTGAGTCGCAAATTATACCCTAATGTCGACTTCTATTCGGGAATAGTGCTGGACGCACTAGGGATACCATCCTGCATGTTCACACCGATTTTCGCACTTGCTAGAACAGTAGGTTGGGTTGCACAAATCGCAGAATTCTTGAGTGACAGTGAACAGAAACTTTGTAGACCTAGACAAATTTACGTAGGCGAACCAAGAAGAAGCGTACACGGTTAATCAGCTTTTAGTGGTTCTCCGCATGAGCGTGGAACCACATAAAAATTCCCAAAGGACCACTTTGTACCACATTTTGGGCGTTGTACACCGGTTCTATGCAGTCGCTGAAGCCTGGATCGACCGCTTTGCACCGGAAAATATACCCAACAAGAATAGTATCGTCACTTACTTGTGTATTTGACAACGTGTATATTTTCCCGCAATTTCAGAGAGAGCTCCTTTAACGCTTCTGTAATCTTCTTTGAGTATATGAACTTGATTAATTGTCCGCGTAAGTGATCAGAGTCCAGAGCAAGATTAAGTATAATGCGCTCATCCCTTCTTACTTCTATATCGTGCTCCATAAGAAACAAATCCTTGCGATCCTTTGCTTTCAACT
This genomic window from Neorickettsia risticii str. Illinois contains:
- a CDS encoding sodium:solute symporter family transporter; the protein is MFYTHLLAVGLYFLCIFLFGFVRKRVSASFKEYILANRSVHEIITGISHVSSEISVGTFTVAASMIYTTGFSRLWVDLGFFVFSILSWRLLAGRLRVQSEESKDALTIPQYLANKFDSKAVGIFASLVIALFTTTYIGANMLGLTKVLSKVISLESNMVALAVLIVTLLYTTIGGFRSASHVNVLQGAIMVLATCILPLSLLTKFGLEPLSTFLKQSGSSGIAHFDITQAIFYFSFASVMFGTPHTIGKFLAIKSPDKLSTARNTSIIINIIIYLGIAISAVYGRKLLPSMKDTEMLLLNLSEMFSCPLYGSMIIIAILAAVMSTIDAQLISSASCISNDIYRHITSNRNDTHLILATKLMTIFVGALALSISLIFNQSVGKLAIFSLTGLGASIGPVILFSLYAKTRNKIPALLGLTSGTTATILLTIFNTSDIHYNMLPALCITVVIMLASSCITGRTVKCVGSNN
- a CDS encoding pentapeptide repeat-containing protein — encoded protein: MKNLIPLFLVVIVFFASSDCYAASPTKKEIIEFLKLRNKDHNVVLDFKERFGDRLTNVDFSGLDLGKVTFDGMIIENSSFDRAIFTSLTIKNSIVNNSTFYNTIIYKGDIISSQLDGVSIIESDLNNTQIEKSELKNVRILKTHAPSLILNDSELNRILIRNSDILEAKFERTVLAASEISGTDLSNMRMEDSKITDSQLTASKLINAKISGSTLTNSTLHGIELSGSRMRDTQVFSSEITNSDLHQSRLYNCHLEKVSTLNTDLSYTSVEGTSFIKTDFSSASLEGLHIGSATFSECCLCNFSSQNITIDSSAITHSSIGNVKLYDSEIADTSLKDCSIANLTISNSEFLDTVLLDVNGKSIAIKHTQIDSSLLQGDFSDITIEDSQIVKSSLRNLKLQLLRLLHSHINKTQVGDGTISKSNFLANTFIDSSVDNLTIAKSSFAENDFAGTNIGNISFIKTLFTEKFIEGVSSKLAQMGAIVGLSNFEKLIASGTHDFTDVNYSNIDFSKIDLGKVNFKGATLRGNIFSENKLHDADLTEADLEGSTFRK
- the gmk gene encoding guanylate kinase; its protein translation is MRKGILFIISSPSGGGKTTVADFLVGQDPSIKRSVSFTTRQPRGKEKDGIDYYFVSKDEFNRLLQKGEMLEHATVLQNQYGTSHTYIEETLALGTDVLCCIDWQGADQIRKKTSCISIFLLPPSLQQLKTRLTNRGTDTADVIEYRLKVALEEIQHFSKYDYVLVNDNLTETKQKALSIIIAEREKLAQNRQTVECFVASLLEQTT
- a CDS encoding citrate/2-methylcitrate synthase, coding for MNSEKVKVNVEEFLKSTAGPSGVSASLEPRGFFYDPGYAKTAPCKSSITFIDGENGILLHRGYPIEELAQTSDFLQVGYLLINGKLPDSIATREFEEKIKHVPQLPECVLKNIRSFPTSAHPMAVLISALASLASVYGEMDFHEKKLLLVAYTPWLVAYIYRHINSQEFIEPDIRLPYTENFLYMMFGEKKPKDAEILDKIFILHADHGQTASTSVARMVVSSGASPIVACSAATASLWGPLHGGANERVLEMLRGIIESGENVENFIERVKRKEERLMGFGHRVYKNYDPRAAILKQKAHDVLKADSPILKTAGKLETIATREEYFLSRKLYPNVDFYSGIVLDALGIPSCMFTPIFALARTVGWVAQIAEFLSDSEQKLCRPRQIYVGEPRRSVHG